The following proteins come from a genomic window of Heyndrickxia acidicola:
- a CDS encoding helix-turn-helix transcriptional regulator: MKKVVRINIIMRYINNRAHFTISEIMREFNISRSTAIRDIREIEAMGMPLVAESGRDGGYFVMHNSVLPDVRFTDNEVKALFIAFMATRNQQLPYLKSRQSLAEKLLGLISENQQDDLVLLNQILLFEGTNPNNPDLLDLTDLPHPMLEKLIQILLLDRYLWITIHEEKITKSYPIYLLHLYREKSLWHIEGFDLKEEKKKIFPVDHLTNVNPYPAKRRLSKKKIFEKLGKQEKVINLVLELGPKAIAQFKKYHPLKISISYTNPYQTTAILKTFINVNNPEELTEITNWMLFLGGDILVREVPKEVLEGLQERLCLYCP; encoded by the coding sequence ATGAAAAAAGTTGTACGGATTAATATCATCATGCGTTATATCAACAACCGCGCCCATTTTACAATTTCTGAAATCATGCGAGAATTTAATATCTCTCGTTCGACAGCTATTAGAGATATCAGAGAAATTGAGGCCATGGGGATGCCGCTTGTCGCTGAATCTGGAAGGGATGGGGGTTATTTTGTGATGCACAACTCTGTCCTCCCCGATGTTCGCTTTACCGATAATGAGGTCAAAGCTCTTTTTATTGCCTTTATGGCCACAAGAAATCAACAGCTCCCCTATCTAAAGAGTCGTCAATCTTTAGCTGAAAAATTACTGGGCCTCATTTCAGAAAACCAACAGGATGACCTTGTTCTTTTAAATCAAATCTTGCTCTTTGAAGGGACCAACCCCAATAATCCCGATCTATTGGATCTAACGGACCTCCCCCATCCCATGTTAGAAAAACTCATCCAAATCCTTCTTTTGGACAGGTATTTATGGATTACCATTCATGAAGAAAAGATAACAAAGTCTTATCCTATTTATCTCTTACACCTTTATCGTGAAAAAAGCCTTTGGCACATTGAAGGATTTGACTTAAAGGAAGAAAAGAAGAAAATTTTCCCTGTTGACCATCTCACCAATGTCAATCCATACCCTGCGAAAAGAAGATTAAGTAAAAAAAAGATTTTTGAAAAACTAGGTAAGCAGGAAAAAGTAATCAACCTTGTCCTTGAACTCGGTCCAAAAGCGATCGCTCAGTTCAAAAAATACCACCCATTAAAAATTTCAATTTCCTATACGAATCCTTACCAAACCACAGCCATACTAAAGACTTTTATCAATGTTAATAATCCTGAAGAATTGACCGAAATAACAAATTGGATGCTTTTCCTAGGTGGGGACATTTTGGTCAGGGAAGTCCCAAAAGAAGTTTTAGAAGGTTTACAAGAGAGATTATGCTTATACTGCCCATGA
- a CDS encoding AimR family lysis-lysogeny pheromone receptor codes for MHTLLYLKKCLIEEKLFKGTPLKQIAFELGLSNSYLSNFIDFVEGKPGSHEVKFDTLLKIIKRYCRNSKDIQDIIKDFSKRAAKPQNLRMLLEFADEHHDYEFLSSLINRCKKSSNRGLESISNLYELLYKRKTSQIPLKIYREQLSVLKTDSTSESDYLILILESYILYDMRSYNLLKLNIELLDSLVQKLDCEKYLLHRYHLRKEEIKMRYFLMTNQHYECNQVADAIIHSSDNERLKGSSYYSKGLSSLFSSFQESLENLGKAEAIFQKLQHTRTLEVIKHYIGLAKCIHDKATQEDLPHLTQLDRIYFAVKSGDRQLAQELYGMFLQDKDQITKENLPFLILMKGLIEKEKDILWQSYAEYIKQGELLFANLPLLELEKAGSKPFVLV; via the coding sequence ATGCATACATTATTATATTTAAAAAAATGCTTAATAGAAGAGAAGCTGTTTAAAGGAACACCATTAAAGCAGATTGCCTTTGAATTAGGTCTTTCGAACAGCTATTTATCTAATTTCATTGATTTTGTGGAGGGAAAGCCGGGTTCACATGAAGTAAAATTTGATACACTGTTAAAAATCATTAAAAGATATTGCCGAAACTCCAAAGATATACAGGATATAATAAAGGATTTTTCCAAAAGGGCTGCCAAGCCTCAAAACTTAAGAATGTTATTGGAGTTTGCAGATGAGCACCATGATTATGAATTTTTATCCTCCCTTATCAATCGCTGCAAAAAATCCAGCAACAGAGGTTTGGAATCCATTTCTAATCTGTACGAATTGCTCTATAAACGAAAAACTTCTCAAATACCGCTTAAAATATATCGTGAACAATTATCAGTATTAAAGACGGACAGCACCTCTGAAAGTGATTATCTTATTTTAATATTGGAGTCCTATATTCTTTATGACATGAGATCGTACAATTTATTAAAGCTGAATATTGAGCTGCTGGACTCTTTAGTGCAAAAGCTGGATTGCGAAAAATATCTGCTGCATCGTTATCACCTCCGCAAAGAAGAGATAAAAATGAGATATTTTTTGATGACAAACCAACATTATGAATGCAACCAGGTAGCAGATGCCATCATCCATTCATCAGATAATGAAAGGCTGAAGGGTTCTTCTTATTATTCAAAAGGCCTATCTTCTCTTTTTTCCTCCTTTCAGGAATCATTAGAGAATTTGGGGAAGGCGGAAGCAATATTTCAAAAGCTTCAGCATACAAGGACCCTTGAAGTTATAAAGCATTACATAGGCTTAGCTAAATGTATCCATGACAAAGCCACCCAGGAGGATCTTCCTCATCTAACCCAGCTGGACCGTATTTATTTTGCTGTTAAATCAGGCGATAGGCAATTAGCGCAGGAGCTGTATGGAATGTTTCTTCAAGATAAGGATCAAATTACGAAAGAGAATTTGCCCTTTCTCATTCTGATGAAAGGACTTATCGAAAAGGAAAAAGATATCCTATGGCAATCCTATGCTGAATATATTAAACAAGGGGAATTACTTTTTGCCAATCTTCCTTTATTGGAGCTTGAAAAAGCAGGGAGTAAACCGTTTGTTTTAGTTTAA
- a CDS encoding YneF family protein, whose protein sequence is MTWVIILVGVIALLVGVAIGFFVARKYMMTYLKKNPPINEQMLKMMMMQMGMKPSQKKINQMMNAMNKQTGK, encoded by the coding sequence ATGACTTGGGTAATTATCCTAGTAGGCGTAATTGCTTTGCTAGTTGGGGTTGCGATTGGATTTTTCGTCGCACGTAAATATATGATGACCTATCTAAAAAAGAATCCGCCAATTAATGAACAAATGCTAAAAATGATGATGATGCAAATGGGCATGAAACCATCCCAAAAGAAAATCAATCAAATGATGAATGCCATGAACAAACAGACAGGCAAGTAA
- the sirA gene encoding sporulation inhibitor of replication protein SirA: MRTYQIYLIEEEFADYFYGRERMFFELFSQYQVVSGRLKNIIERQIRFITKPLPVLHLHHLLNQSFLRNKEFILEGRYYRYVLPESDDSVELLIEDHRLQLNAWGNYDTESIFFEELRKFDGRLLAVDTEHAQFGWIKPVKTRKYI; this comes from the coding sequence TTGAGAACGTATCAAATCTATTTAATAGAAGAAGAGTTTGCTGACTATTTTTATGGAAGAGAAAGAATGTTCTTCGAGCTTTTTTCACAGTATCAAGTGGTGTCTGGACGCTTAAAAAATATAATTGAAAGACAAATTCGCTTTATTACAAAGCCTCTGCCGGTTTTGCATTTGCATCACTTATTAAATCAGTCATTTTTAAGAAATAAAGAATTCATACTCGAGGGAAGATACTATCGTTATGTGCTTCCCGAGTCAGATGACTCCGTAGAGCTTCTAATTGAAGATCACAGGCTCCAATTAAATGCCTGGGGAAACTATGACACGGAATCCATTTTTTTTGAAGAACTCCGTAAATTTGATGGCCGTCTATTAGCTGTCGATACAGAGCATGCACAATTCGGTTGGATTAAACCAGTAAAAACAAGAAAATACATTTGA